A part of Streptomyces sp. NBC_01451 genomic DNA contains:
- a CDS encoding alpha/beta fold hydrolase, translated as MPSHESRPAIRIPGTTSHTIAPRAGSVGREGTLRYLKAGTGAPLVLLHTVRTQAEHFRLLIPLIADRYTVYALDLPGMGYSEIVPGASYDEPAMRAGVERLLTELDLHDVTLVGESMGAVLALTAAADLPDRVRRVVAVNTYDFRDGIARSGLLARVVVGGVLTPGVGPVVAGVEPKPVVRRILQGGVVDRTALREDYLDELLQVGGRPGYSTVARAVYQSLPSLIAARSRYPEVKAPVHLVYGEKDWSRPSDRQANKELLPAADFTQVPNAGHFIALERPDVLADLLNTVA; from the coding sequence ATGCCCAGCCACGAGTCCCGTCCCGCGATTCGCATTCCGGGGACCACCAGCCACACCATCGCCCCGCGTGCGGGATCCGTCGGCCGCGAGGGAACGCTGCGCTATCTCAAGGCGGGCACCGGCGCTCCCCTGGTTCTGCTGCATACCGTGCGCACCCAGGCCGAGCACTTCCGCCTCCTCATCCCGCTGATCGCGGACAGGTACACCGTGTACGCCCTCGACCTGCCGGGGATGGGCTACTCCGAGATCGTGCCCGGGGCCTCGTACGACGAGCCCGCGATGCGTGCGGGCGTCGAGCGGCTCCTGACCGAACTCGACCTCCACGACGTGACGTTGGTCGGGGAGTCCATGGGCGCGGTGCTCGCCCTGACCGCCGCGGCCGATCTCCCGGATCGGGTACGACGCGTCGTGGCGGTCAACACGTACGACTTCCGTGACGGGATCGCCCGGTCCGGTCTTCTCGCCCGTGTGGTGGTCGGCGGCGTTCTCACTCCGGGGGTGGGCCCGGTGGTCGCCGGGGTGGAGCCCAAGCCCGTCGTCCGCAGGATCCTTCAGGGCGGGGTGGTCGACAGGACCGCGCTGCGGGAGGACTACCTCGACGAACTCCTCCAGGTGGGCGGCCGCCCCGGCTACTCGACCGTCGCCCGGGCCGTCTACCAGAGCCTGCCCAGCCTCATCGCCGCCCGCTCGCGCTACCCCGAGGTCAAGGCACCCGTCCACCTCGTCTACGGCGAGAAGGACTGGTCCCGTCCTTCGGACCGGCAGGCCAACAAGGAGCTGCTGCCGGCCGCCGACTTCACCCAGGTCCCCAATGCCGGCCACTTCATCGCCCTGGAACGACCCGACGTACTGGCCGACCTGCTGAACACGGTTGCCTGA
- a CDS encoding Crp/Fnr family transcriptional regulator, with the protein MLSPSLRDELLGLGTGIRFKPGSVLLREGMDDRHALLLLSGFAKVTATVENGQSSLLAVRVAGDTVGEMAALDGAPRSATVTACGPLTARVIPVGVLREALIRRPELSIALTGIVADRLRWANRRRLDFSGYPAKVRLARLLVELATAYGRAEDGAVAIGCQLTQPELAALIGTAETTIHKGLRELREEGLLGTGYRITIVQDLRRLRELADLAHEQS; encoded by the coding sequence GTGCTGTCGCCGTCACTCCGGGACGAGTTGCTGGGTCTGGGCACCGGGATTCGGTTCAAGCCAGGGTCTGTGCTGCTGAGAGAAGGCATGGACGACCGTCACGCTCTGCTGCTGTTGTCCGGGTTCGCCAAGGTGACGGCGACCGTGGAGAACGGCCAGAGTTCACTCCTCGCGGTCAGGGTCGCCGGGGACACAGTGGGTGAGATGGCGGCCCTGGACGGGGCTCCGCGCTCGGCGACGGTGACCGCCTGTGGCCCGCTGACAGCCCGGGTGATACCGGTCGGCGTACTGAGGGAAGCGCTGATTCGGCGTCCCGAACTCTCCATCGCCCTGACCGGTATCGTCGCCGACCGTCTGCGCTGGGCGAACCGGCGGCGTCTGGACTTCAGCGGGTATCCGGCGAAAGTGCGACTTGCCCGGCTCCTGGTGGAACTTGCCACGGCATACGGGCGTGCCGAGGACGGCGCGGTGGCCATTGGCTGTCAGCTGACTCAGCCGGAGTTGGCCGCCCTCATCGGTACCGCCGAGACGACGATTCACAAGGGCCTGCGGGAACTGCGCGAAGAGGGCCTGTTGGGAACCGGCTACCGCATCACCATCGTCCAGGATCTGCGGCGCCTTCGGGAGCTCGCCGACCTGGCCCACGAACAGTCGTGA
- a CDS encoding Pycsar system effector family protein, with product MAQTDPAAADSRPIQRMFTALHTTHQHADAKAGILAAVQAALVGTAGTWSRQAVRAWEQGGATGALTGTLLILFVCGLIGGAGSLAAALRPRIQRDPAPNRYSFAHLARGADIVPAVGTHSDEAAERMELSRTVRFLARVALLKYRCLTGAVMCTAVMGLSAGLSIVLHPVLA from the coding sequence ATGGCACAGACCGACCCGGCCGCTGCCGACAGCCGCCCCATACAACGCATGTTCACCGCGCTGCACACGACCCATCAGCACGCGGACGCCAAGGCCGGCATCCTTGCAGCGGTCCAGGCCGCACTGGTAGGCACGGCCGGCACCTGGAGCCGTCAGGCCGTGCGCGCCTGGGAACAGGGCGGTGCGACCGGAGCACTCACCGGGACTCTGCTGATCCTCTTCGTCTGTGGTCTCATCGGCGGCGCGGGGAGCCTGGCGGCGGCGCTGCGCCCCCGGATACAGCGTGATCCGGCCCCCAATCGCTACAGCTTCGCTCACCTCGCGCGCGGCGCGGACATCGTGCCCGCCGTGGGGACGCACAGCGACGAGGCCGCAGAACGCATGGAGTTGTCCCGCACCGTACGGTTCCTCGCCCGCGTCGCCCTGCTCAAGTACCGATGTCTGACGGGAGCAGTGATGTGCACGGCTGTCATGGGCCTCAGCGCGGGACTGAGCATCGTCCTGCATCCGGTCCTCGCCTGA